From a single Saccharomyces kudriavzevii IFO 1802 strain IFO1802 genome assembly, chromosome: 15 genomic region:
- the RRP6 gene encoding exosome nuclease subunit RRP6 (similar to Saccharomyces cerevisiae RRP6 (YOR001W); ancestral locus Anc_6.25), which translates to MPSENPDVLFSKIVKVVRAASSLASQDVDFYKNLEREFSNVLKSKSDKLTDMVNEIILSIDEHHESFELKEDEISGLWKDFGNIMDNLLEMSDHSLDKLNHTANSKVSGAELQYLGDFSGKDSLSTKRLEKPQLKFKKSIDNSESHPFIPLLKEKPNALKPLSESLRLAEAEENNPSHYLHPYAYEIDHQEYSSDVLQIKKEIPSKSWDDSEPIWIDTKTKLGLMLEDLKNASEIAVDLEHHDYRSYYGIVCLMQVSTRERDYLVDTIELRDALHILNEVFTDPLIVKVFHGAFMDIIWLQRDLGLYVVGLFDTYHASKAIGLPRHSLAYLLENFANFKTSKKYQLADWRARPLSKPMTAYARADTHFLLNIYDQLRNKLIESNKLAGVLYESRNVAKRRFEYSKHRPRTPSSEVYSPIEKENPWRVLMYQYNITSEKEELVKDLYLWRDFIARRDDESPRFVMPNQLLAALVAYAPIDVIGVVSLTNGVTEHVRQNAKVLANLIENALGNIKDTNKKTTSITSSESKPDGISLEVITISQIRDIMERFSLLSNSGVINNRTKTGDSTSSILLGKTLPFEECGISYGKKGTPNKVKVEDIKARAQKFNSALAGLENIMFELEKPVTVPASVEKGEAVEIESAPELPSKAESFDDIIVLKKKKMHKKQPAKGKDMTVKEAVDYSKMPSVLSSKPGQNRKQQRKRRFDPSSNDSEGPRAAKKKRPAPRGKNMSFKR; encoded by the coding sequence ATGCCTTCCGAAAATCCAGACGtacttttttccaagattgTTAAAGTGGTTAGAGCTGCATCCTCATTAGCCAGTCAAGATGTGGACTTTTATAAAAATCTAGAGAGGGAATTCAGTAATGTTCTGAAGTCAAAATCAGATAAGCTCACAGATATGGTAAATGAAATCATCTTGTCTATTGATGAACATCATGAATCATTTGAACttaaagaagatgaaatttctgGTTTATGGAAAGATTTCGGAAATATTATGGACAACCTGTTAGAAATGTCAGATCATTCACTAGATAAATTGAATCACACCGCAAACTCAAAGGTAAGTGGTGCTGAGCTTCAATATTTAGGCGATTTTTCAGGAAAGGACTCTTTATCTACGAAAAGACTCGAAAAACCTCAgttaaaattcaaaaaatcaattgaTAATAGTGAAAGTCATCCGTTCATACCGCtattaaaggaaaaaccaAACGCTTTAAAGCCACTTTCTGAGAGTTTACGGTTGGCTGAGGCTGAGGAAAATAATCCCAGTCACTACCTCCATCCGTATGCGTATGAAATTGATCACCAAGAATATAGCTCAgatgttcttcaaataaaaaaggagATTCCTTCCAAATCCTGGGATGACTCGGAACCAATCTGGATAGATACAAAGACAAAGCTTGGATTAATGCTAgaggatttgaaaaatgcatCTGAAATTGCCGTTGATCTTGAGCATCACGATTATAGATCATATTACGGTATAGTTTGCCTTATGCAGGTTAGTACAAGGGAAAGAGACTATCTAGTGGATACCATAGAACTTCGTGATGCCCTACATATTCTAAATGAAGTATTCACGGATCCGTTAATTGTGAAAGTTTTTCATGGTGCTTTCATGGATATTATTTGGCTCCAGCGAGATCTAGGGTTATATGTCGTTGGTCTATTCGATACTTATCATGCCTCTAAGGCTATTGGACTTCCAAGACATAGTTTGGCCTATCTGctagaaaattttgccaatttcaaaacttcaaagaagTACCAGTTGGCTGACTGGCGTGCAAGACCGCTTTCTAAGCCTATGACCGCCTATGCCAGAGCAGATACTCATTTCTTATTAAACATATATGACCAATTAAGAAACAAGCTTATTGAGTCTAATAAGTTAGCAGGTGTCCTATATGAATCAAGAAATGTCGCTAAAAGGCGTTTTGAATACTCAAAGCATAGGCCACGAACACCTTCTTCGGAAGTTTATTCTCCAATCGAAAAAGAGAACCCTTGGAGAGTATTGATGTACCAGTACAATATAACTTCTGAGAAGGAAGAGTTGGTAAAGGATTTATATCTGTGGAGAGACTTTATAGCAAGACGGGATGATGAATCGCCGAGATTTGTCATGCCAAATCAATTATTAGCTGCTCTTGTCGCATACGCACCAATCGACGTCATAGGTGTTGTTTCTTTGACTAACGGCGTAACAGAACATGTTCGACAAAATGCCAAAGTACTGGCTAATTTAATCGAGAATGCATTAGGAAACATTAAAGATACCAATAAGAAAACTACTTCAATTACTTCCTCCGAATCCAAACCTGATGGAATTTCATTAGAAGTTATTACAATTTCTCAAATTCGTGATATAATGGAAAGGTTTTCGCTTTTATCCAACAGTGGCGTTATCAACAATCGAACCAAGACTGGTGATAGTACATCTTCCATTCTCTTAGGTAAGACTCTaccatttgaagaatgcGGCATATCGTATGGGAAAAAGGGCACACCAAATAAAGTTAAAGTTGAAGACATCAAGGCGCGAGCTCAGAAATTTAATTCTGCCTTAGCGGGTTTAGAGAACATTATGTTTGAATTAGAGAAGCCAGTCACTGTTCCCGCTAGCGTAGAAAAGGGTGAGGCGGTAGAAATTGAATCTGCGCCTGAGCTACCATCTAAAGCTGAGAGTTTCGATGATATTATTgtcttgaagaagaagaaaatgcatAAGAAGCAGCCAGCGAAGGGAAAAGATATGACGGTAAAAGAAGCCGTTGACTATTCTAAGATGCCTAGTGTCCTATCCAGTAAGCCGGGCCAAAATAGGAAGCAAcagagaaagagaagatttGATCCTTCATCAAACGATAGTGAGGGGCCAAGGGCTgctaaaaagaaaagaccTGCCCCTAGAGGTAAGAATATGTCTTTCAAAAGGTAA